One Neovison vison isolate M4711 chromosome 2, ASM_NN_V1, whole genome shotgun sequence genomic window carries:
- the DMRTA2 gene encoding doublesex- and mab-3-related transcription factor A2, giving the protein MELRSELPSVPGAATAAATATGPPVASVASVAAAAAAAASLPVSVAGGLLRAPPLLLRAAEKYPRTPKCARCRNHGVVSALKGHKRYCRWKDCLCAKCTLIAERQRVMAAQVALRRQQAQEENEARELQLLYGTAEGLALAAANGIIPPRPAYEVFGSVCAADGGGPGAGAPAGTGGGAAGAGSSEAKLQKFDLFPKTLLQTGRPGSPQPPPGKPLSPDGADSGPGTSSPEVRPGSGSENGDGESFSGSPLARASKEAGGSCPGSAGPGGGGEEDSPGSASPLGSESGSEADKEEAEAAPAPGLGGGPGPRQRTPLDILTRVFPGHRRGVLELVLQGCGGDVVQAIEQVLNHHRGGLAAGLGPSVLPDKAAVGTVAAADDAWPGRVDAGAAGGPGLPAPLQAGPAAPPHHRPLLAGAMAPGALGSLSSRSAFSPLQPNASHFGAEAGAYPLGAPLGLSPLRLAYSAAAAHSRGLAFMAPYSTAGLVPTLGFRPPMDYAFSDLMRDRSAAAAAVHKEPTYGGGLYGPMVNGAPEKQ; this is encoded by the exons ATGGAGCTACGCTCCGAGCTACCTAGCGTGCCCGGCGCAGCGACGGCGGCGGCGACAGCGACGGGGCCGCCCGTGGCATCTGTGGCgtcggtggcggcggcggcggcggcggccgcgtcGCTACCGGTGAGCGTGGCGGGCGGCTTGCTGAGAGCGCCGCCGCTGTTGTTGCGGGCTGCGGAGAAGTACCCGCGGACCCCCAAGTGCGCGCGCTGCCGCAACCACGGCGTGGTGTCAGCGCTCAAGGGCCACAAACGCTATTGCCGCTGGAAGGACTGCCTGTGCGCCAAGTGCACGCTCATCGCCGAGCGCCAGCGCGTCATGGCGGCGCAGGTGGCGCTGCGCAGGCAACAGGCGCAGGAGGAGAACGAGGCGCGCGAGCTACAGCTGCTCTACGGCACTGCCGAGGGCCTGGCGCTCGCGGCCGCCAACGGCATTATCCCGCCGCGACCTGCCTACGAGGTCTTCGGCTCCGTGTGCGCCGCCGACGGCGGGGGGCCGGGAGCGGGAGCGCCCGCGGGGACCGGAGGCGGCGCAGCGGGCGCGGGGAGCTCAG AGGCCAAGTTACAGAAGTTTGACCTGTTCCCCAAGACACTGCTTCAGACCGGTCGCCCCGGCAGCCCGCAGCCGCCACCCGGGAAGCCCTTATCACCCGACGGCGCGGACTCGGGTCCTGGGACATCTTCTCCGGAGGTGCGGCCGGGCTCGGGCTCGGAGAACGGCGACGGCGAGTCCTTCTCGGGGTCGCCCCTGGCCCGGGCCTccaaggaggcaggtgggagcTGCCCGGGCAGTGCAGGCCCGGGAGGCGGCGGCGAGGAGGACAGCCCGGGTTCCGCTAGCCCACTGGGCTCCGAATCCGGTTCCGAGGCCGACAAAGAAGAGGCAGAGGCCGCTCCCGCTCCAGGGCTGGGCGGGGGCCCGGGTCCACGGCAGCGGACGCCGCTGGATATCTTGACGCGCGTCTTCCCGGGCCACCGGCGAGGCGTCCTGGAGCTGGTGTTACAGGGTTGCGGCGGCGACGTGGTGCAGGCCATCGAGCAGGTGCTGAACCACCACCGCGGGGGCTTGGCGGCCGGCCTCGGTCCCTCCGTGCTCCCAGATAAGGCCGCAGTGGGTACAGTAGCAGCTGCGGACGACGCGTGGCCGGGCCGCGTCGACGccggggcagctggggggcccGGGCTGCCCGCGCCGCTGCAAGCAGGCCCGGCCGCTCCTCCGcaccacagacctttgctggccGGTGCCATGGCGCCTGGGGCGCTGGGCTCGCTGAGCAGCCGCTCCGCATTCTCACCACTGCAGCCCAACGCCAGTCACTTCGGCGCCGAAGCGGGCGCCTACCCGCTGGGCGCGCCGCTGGGCCTCAGCCCACTGCGCCTGGCCTATTCGGCGGCAGCGGCGCACAGCCGTGGCCTGGCCTTCATGGCTCCCTACTCGACCGCTGGCCTGGTCCCCACACTCGGCTTCCGCCCGCCTATGGACTACGCCTTCAGCGACCTCATGCGCGACCGCTCGGCCGCCGCGGCTGCGGTGCACAAGGAGCCCACCTACGGCGGCGGTCTGTACGGGCCTATGGTCAATGGCGCCCCCGAGAAGCAGTAG